One Azospirillum sp. TSA2s genomic region harbors:
- a CDS encoding DUF1465 family protein gives MTSHTFFFNGPYDETMALLIEARNYIAYHDAAEHRKLPPQVRLQISYESMRVTSRLTQVMAWLLAQKAVHAGEMTKEQAASEDFALSGGEICSDPSGPDNEDLPSGLRSLLERSHSLYMRVHRLDAMVRADVEREAAAAVG, from the coding sequence ATGACTTCGCACACCTTCTTCTTCAACGGTCCCTACGACGAGACGATGGCCCTCTTGATCGAGGCGCGGAATTACATCGCCTATCATGATGCGGCCGAACATCGGAAGCTGCCGCCGCAGGTGCGTCTTCAGATCTCCTACGAATCCATGCGGGTGACCAGCCGCCTGACCCAGGTGATGGCGTGGCTGCTGGCGCAGAAGGCCGTGCATGCCGGCGAGATGACGAAGGAGCAGGCGGCGAGCGAGGATTTCGCGCTGTCCGGCGGCGAAATCTGTTCCGATCCCAGCGGCCCCGACAACGAGGATTTGCCGTCCGGCCTGCGCAGCCTGCTGGAGCGCAGCCACAGCCTGTACATGCGCGTCCACCGGCTCGATGCCATGGTCCGCGCCGATGTGGAGCGCGAGGCCGCGGCGGCGGTGGGGTAA
- a CDS encoding Hsp20 family protein, which translates to MRSYDLSPLFRSTVGFDRLSRLLETATTGDEAASYPPYNIEKLSEDSYRITMAVAGFGLDDLNIVAHQNSLTVTGKAKKDEPTGQFLYRGIAGRAFERRFQLADFIKVTNASLQNGLLHIELAREVPEAMKPRSIPIVTAAGSDAVEVETPALTQQAA; encoded by the coding sequence ATGCGTAGCTACGACCTTTCGCCGCTGTTCCGTTCCACCGTCGGTTTCGACCGCCTGTCGCGTCTGCTGGAGACCGCGACCACCGGTGACGAGGCGGCATCCTATCCGCCCTACAACATCGAAAAGCTGAGCGAGGATTCGTACCGGATCACCATGGCCGTCGCCGGCTTTGGACTGGACGACCTCAACATCGTCGCTCACCAGAACTCGTTGACCGTCACGGGTAAAGCTAAGAAGGACGAGCCGACCGGCCAATTCCTCTACCGGGGTATCGCCGGCCGCGCGTTCGAGCGCCGCTTTCAGCTGGCCGATTTCATCAAGGTGACCAACGCGTCTCTTCAGAATGGCCTTCTGCACATCGAGCTGGCGCGCGAGGTACCCGAAGCGATGAAGCCGCGGAGCATTCCGATCGTCACCGCCGCCGGCAGCGACGCGGTGGAGGTCGAGACTCCCGCGCTGACCCAGCAGGCGGCCTGA
- the rpmE gene encoding 50S ribosomal protein L31 codes for MKTDIHPDYHEITVVMTDGSSFTTRSTMGKPGDTLRLDIDPKSHPAWTGVQKLLDTGGQIAKFNKRFANFGLKK; via the coding sequence ATGAAGACTGACATCCATCCCGACTATCACGAGATCACCGTGGTCATGACCGACGGCAGCTCGTTCACGACCCGCTCCACCATGGGCAAGCCGGGCGACACGCTGCGCCTCGACATCGACCCGAAGTCGCACCCGGCCTGGACCGGTGTGCAGAAGCTGCTGGACACCGGCGGGCAGATCGCCAAGTTCAACAAGCGCTTCGCGAACTTCGGCCTCAAGAAGTAA